The Devosia sp. 1566 sequence GCGAGCAGGTCGGCGAAGGCGACTTCCTGGTGATTGACACGCTGGGGCAAAAGACGCCGGCGATCGGCTCGATGGATTCGATGGTTTGGGCTGCGCGCGGGGTCAAGGGCGTGCTGACCAATGGTGGCGCACGAGACACCGACGAGCAGCTGTACCAAAAGGCCATGCCGTGCTGGCACCGTTGGGTGGTGCAGCCCATGTATCAGGGGCGCGTTGAATTCGGTGAACCCAATTCGACAGTGGAGATCGGTGGCGCAACCGTCCGGCCAGGCGATCTGGTGGTGGCCGACGGCGACGGGGCCATTGTGGTGCCGCAGGACGTAATCGAGGACGTAATCTATTACGCCAAGCAGGAATCCGAGAATGATCGCTATGACCGGAGCATGCTGTTCGAGGCGCTTGGCATCGCGCCCGATGAATCAACGCAGTCCATGTTCCCAGATATGCCAGCCCATCCATACCGCAAGAACCGGGAGGACTTCATGAAGCGGCTGGGTCGCAAGTGAAGCCGAAGCAATGAGTTTGGAGGCGCCTGCGGGCGCCTCTTGTCTTTGCCGTAAGACAAAAGAAAACGCCGAACCTTGCAGGGTTCGGCGCTTCTTCCTTGGGAGGAAGGATTGGCGCTAAACGCGCTCGAGCATCATGCCCCAATCGCTGCTGTCGGGGCGAGGAGGTAGGGGGAGGACAGAACTGCGGGGAACCTCGATGGTCTCGCCCGGTTCGCTCCATTGACCACTGCGCGGATCAAAAAAGCGAGGGCGGTAACGGTCACCGGCGGTGACGCCGCGGAGCTTTGCCTCGATCGGCGCGTCGGCCTCGAAATACAGCATGAACCAAGAGCGATCCTGGGTGCGGGCGCAATAGTTCCAGCCCTTGTAGGCAAATCCCGGCCCGGTCTTATTGGGCACGATCAGTTCGACATCGGGTTCGAGCTCCAGGTAGCGCTGGCCCAACACAGTGGCAAAGCTCTTGAGGTGTTGGACCTCCCCGGCCGAGTGCCATCCAAAGCTGTCCCACATCTTGTGGAGCGATTGCTCTTCAATGTCAGACTGCCAGATGCCTTCCGCGCCATAGATGAAGCCAGCCAACCCCCCGGATAGGAAGCTGCCATAAAGGCCCGATCGCACATAGATGCGGTCGTCTTCGCTGTCGGGCGGCACGCGCAAAGGGTAGGGCTGGCCCAACTGGTGCAGGCCGGCATAATAGGGCTCGCCATTGATGGCAGGCTTTCGCTCGGTTTCGAAAATTTCGGTGAGATACCAGTAGGTGTAGTGCTCGCGCACATTGCCCGACTGATGCAGATCGACCCAGCTGCCCGGTCCGAAATTGACCAGGGTAGAGGGATTAGGATTGGCGGTGAGCATATTGCCGAAGGGCGGCTTGCCATAGCGTTCAAGCGCCAGCTTGATGGGGATGTTGTAGTCTTCGGCCGGGATGGTCTGCTCGAAATAGTCGTAGTGGATCGGGCTAAGCAGGCTGATATTGGCGCCATAGCGGGCGATCAGATACTGCACGTACCGGCTATAGGATTCCGGCCAGTCGTAGAATTTCTGCCAGCACTGGCCGGCGTCTCGACGCGAGAACTCGATGAAGGGGACGATCCCTTGTTCGTTGAGGTAGTCGATCTTGCGATCGAGTGCCTTGAAGTATTCCGGGTTGATCCGGTCCATGTCGGGAAAGATCTGCTCGAAACCGGGCACCTTGCCGGGAAACTCGAACGGGCGGCCCCCTTCATTGTGCATATCCTTGGCTGACTGTGTGCCGGGCTGCTTCCAGGCCGCGCGCACCCAAGTTCCATCAGGCATCTGCAGGCTGTTGGGTGCGCCGTCATTGGCCCAGGCGGGCTGCGCGGCGATCAGACCAACGCAGTTGAAACCCTGCGCCTTCCGGAAGGCAACATAGTCATTGAGGGTGGACTGGGGACCGAGCAGGCCGGGGGATGCTAGCCTGTCAGCGAATGGGAAGCGGAAGCTGGGCAGGGACCACCAGGTATCGCCGAGGAGAAAAAACGGCGTGCCATCGTTATATTGCAAGCCTCGTCCATCTGGCGTGGCGGCGACCATGCCGCGGCGATTGGGGTTCTCCTCAAGCTCTTGAGAACTCCAAGCTTCGGCAACGAAGCTGCCGCTTCTGCCGGAAAGACCCGCATCCGCCGGGGTGCTGCCGCTGGCCCAGCGCCATTCGCCCGGCGCAGTGGCAAGCACGCGCACGACAAACTCGTTGCCACCATTCCAAAAACCATAAACTCTCCTGGCAAAACCGGGCCCTTCCAGATCAACCCACACCAGAACGTCTGCGTACGGATTGGACAAGCTGCTGGCGGCCTGGAAGATGAGGTCCAGCTTGGCCCATACCTTTGCGTGGCCTTCTGCAGTGGTCACGATTATTCCTCCCTTAGCCTTTAGCGGCCCAGCCATTCCGGCTTGGTTTTCTCCACAAAGGCTTCGACGCCCCGGCGGAAGTCCTCGCTGCCATAAATAAGCGAGATGAGATCGTCAGCTGGATCGATGTCGCGCGCGAGGATGCGGCCGAAGGCGGCCTTGCTGACGCGCAGGGTCAGAGGCGCGTTTTCAAGCAGGCGGGCCACTACTTCATCGGCAACGGCATCCAGAGCCTCGGGCTCGGCCAGGCGCGCCAGGAACCCGCTGGCAAAGGCTTCTTCGGCGTCGATGAACTCGGCCAAGAGCAGCATGCGCTTTGCCCGGGCCTCGCCAAAGCCATTCAGCACGCGTGCATAGGTCTGCATGGAGACACAGTTGCCGATGGTGCGGGCGATAGGGCTGCCGAATTTCGCGCGGCGGCTGGCGACGCGAATGTCACAGCAGGCCGCGAGATTGAGACCGCCACCCGCAGCCCAACCATCCACAATGGCCACAGTGGGTATCGGCACGGCTAGAAGCCGTTCGAAATAGCTGTTCATCTTGGCTTCGTAGGCGATCCCGTCCTGCCCACCGGTGAAGTCGCGGAACTGGGCGATGTCCGAGCCGGCAACGAAGGCCTTGCCCCCTGCGCCGCGCAAAGTAACGACCCGCAAATTAGGGTCAGCGCTGACCTCCGCCAAAACGGCGTCCAGTTCTTCCCACATCGACCAGGTAAAGGCATTGTGGGCGGTAGGCCGGTCAAAGAGGATGCGGGCAATAGCGCCCTCTCGCTCAAGCCGGACTTGCCCAAGGTTATTGTCCTGGCTCACGCGGAAGTTCCCCCAGCTGGTTGGGGCTCAAGCAGGCCCAACTCAGTAAGGATCTCGTCGTTGTGCTGGCCGAGCAAGGGGGGAGGGCGCCTGACACTGGCGGGCGTATCTGAAAGCTTGGCGGGAAAGCCCAGCGCCTTGAAGCTGCCCTCCACCGGGTGATCAATTTCAATCACGGCCTTGCGGTGGTGCACATGTTCATTGTCAAGGGCGACGCTGTAATCGTAGATCGGACCGGCGGGAACGCCAGCGGCAAGAAACATATCCACCCATTCGCTCGCTGTGCGGGTGAGGAAGGTCGGCCGCAGTTCGTCGGCCAGTTCGCTGCGCAGCTTCACGCGGTCGACCGCGCCAGCATAGCGCGGGTCACTCTTGAGTTCGGGGCGGCCGATCACGTCGCAAAAGATCAACCACAGCTTCTGATTGGCTGCGCCGACCACGAAGTTGTTGTCGGAGGCGGCAAAGGCTTGGTAGGGGGCGCTCATGCGGTTCGCGGTCCCTAGCGGACCGGGCGATTTGCCGGTGGCCCAGTATTCGGTGCTTTCCCAGACTGAGAGCGACAGCGCCGCGTCCAGCAATGAGCTATCGACATATTGCCCGCGGCCAGTGCGTTCGCGGCCGATCACAGCCGACAAAATGCCGTAACAGGCGAACATGCCAGCGCCGAGATCGCCCACGGGAATACCCGACTTAACTGGCTCCGCTCCCGGGATGCCGGTCGCGCTGATGATGCCGCCCATCGCCTGCGCGATCAGATCAAAGCCCGGCCGTTGCGACCAGGGGCCGGTCTGCCCAAAGCCCGAGATACTGGCATAGATCAGGCGGGGATTGATGCGTGAAAGGGTGTCGTAATCCGCCCCCAGCTTTTTGGTGACGCCCGGACGGCTGTTCTCGACCAGAATATCGGCGGTTTCCACCAACCGGTGCAGCACTTGCTGTCCGTGTTCGGTTTTCAGATCAAGGGTTATGCTGCGTTTGTTGCGGTTGAGGGCAAGAAAGCCGGGGCTGTCTTCCCCCTTCATGCGAAAGCCCATGGACTTGCGGGTTTGGTCCCCCACGCCGGGCGGTTCCACCTTGATTACATCGGCACCCATGTCGCCCAGCAGCATGCAGCAAAACGGGCCCGCCATAACCTGGCTCAGATCAAGTACGCGCAGGCCGGTTAGCGGCGGCAGATGTGCGGAAGCCTCGCTGGGCTGCACCGGTTCGGCACCTTGCGACATAAGTTCCTCCCTCCACGGGGCAAGACGATGCAGCGAGCCTGATCGCCGGCCTCCTAATCTTGCATACAAGACTGCCGTTTTGTGGAAATCAAGGGGGCAGGTGCCCGATGTTGCTTTTTTCCATGGATTTGCATACGAGCAAGCATGGACAAAGATGCTGATTTCGCTGAGTTACCGGAGCTTGCCACCGACGGCGGCAGTCGCCGCAAGGGGCATTTGCATACAGAAGCGGCAGCCCGGCTCAGGAGCATGATCCTATCCGGCGAGTTGCCGCCAGGAGCGCGCCTACGCGAGCTCCAACTCTGCGAGCAGCTTGGCGTATCCCGCACCCCGGTACGGGAGGCATTGCGCACCCTTGCTGCAGAGGGTCTCGTGGATCTGCTGCCCAATCGAAGCGTATTGGTGTCGCAGTTGCACGCGCCTGATCTGGAGCACCTGTTTGTGGTGTTCGGCGCAGTGGAAGGGTTGGCAGCAGAACTGGCTTGCCAGCGGATCACCGAGGGGGAAATCGCCGAGATCGGCCGCCTGTTGGCCGAGATGGTGGACTATCACACCCGCAAGGAGCGTGCGCCCTATATGCGGATCAACCAGGAAATCCACCGGAGAACCGTCGAGATCGCAGCCAATCCCGTGCTGTATTCGGTGTGGCAGTCCCTTGTGCCCCGAGTGGAACGAGCTCGGGCGCTTGCCAATCTAGACACTGGGCGATGGACCGGTGCGCTGTTCGAACACACCAAGATGTTCACGGTCCTCGCGGCGCGGGACGGTAAACAGCTCAACCAGCTTACTCGTGAGCACTTCGTGAACAGCTTGCCCTTCCTGCAGCGCTCCGGCGACTAAAGCGCATCTTTTCTGTATTGGTGATCGTGCACGAGGGTTCGCCGATCAGGTGAGCCTGTGCTGGTTTTTCTCGGCACACAAAAAGTCAAAGTGAGCCGTTGACTCACCCGACTCTTGCATACAAGAATGATGGTGGCTGGGGAGGAGCCCTGCCAAATCACACCAATTTTGTGGCGGCGCAGCAGCCTGCGCCAGCAAGGATTTCTCATGTCGAGCTATGAGCCAAAGGACACCCAGGGCAACGCCGTGGATCCCTACCATGTCCGCCGCTATTTCGAGCCGCTCCGTGTGGTCGATGTCGTCGATGCGATGGATGGCTTGGGCTATTTCAACATCGGCTTGGTGTCGCAGGAAATCCGGCCGCTCTGGCTGGGCATGAAGTTCTGGGGTCCTGCTGTTACGCAGCGCTGCGTGCCGGCAAACAAGCCAATGTGGCCATTGCAAACAACCGAGGAAATCGTTGGTGCCCATGGGCTCTGGTTCAACCGCTATGGCCACAATGGGCGGGGTCTCGCCGATCTCCTCAAGCCCGGATGCGTGGTGGTGACGGACGTCGGCAGCTCCAACGAAGTAGGCTTTTTTGGCTCAGAGAACGTCCTGGCCCTGCAGGCCGGCGGCGCCGTGGGAATTGTCACTAATGGCCACTGCCGGGACACCGGTGAAGTCACCATGCAAAAAACGCCAATGGTCTGCCGCGAGCGCGGGCGCACCATCATACCCGGTCGCATCGAAGTGGTGGAACTCAACACGCCCGTCGGCATCGGTGGCGCTCAGGTTCGTCCGGGCGACATTGTTGGTTGCGACGATGACGGGCTGGTGGTGGTGCCCATCGAGATCGCCAAGCAGGTGGCACTGCATGCCAAAGCGGTGCTGCTGGCCGACATGAATGCGCGCCGCCGGCGCTATGATGTCCTTGGGCGTGCCCATGACGAGACTGTTGATACCGACGCGATCGAGCACTTCTACGCCGAGCTTGGCGCCTGAGGCGAAGGGAAGGGGCCGGCGCGACCGGTCCCTTTTGTATCGGGGAGGACACCGTGCGGATTCTCGACGCGCACCAGCATTTCTGGGATCTGGACGCCAACTATCTTCCGTGGCTGGCCGACAAACCCGTGAGTTTCCGCTACGGCAATTACGATGCCCTGAAGCGCAACTACATGCCCCCCGACTATCGGCGCGATGCCGAAGGCTATGAGCTTGCCGGCAGCGTGTTCATCGAGACTGAGTGGAACCCCGAGGATCCCATGGGGGAAGTGGCCTGGGTCGAGGATCTAAGAGGTCGAGAAGGGCTGCCGAGCGTCATGGTCGCGCAGGCCTGGCTCGACCGCGAGGATGCAGAGCAGGTGCTGGGGGCCTTAGGGCAGGTTCCATTTGCGCGGGGGATCAGACACAAGCCCAAAGCAGCCACGCGGCCCGATGAGGTGGTGGCAGGGGCGCCCGGTTCCATGGGGGATTCGGCGTTCCGCCGAGGCTTTGCCATGCTGGCACCCAACGGGCTGAGCTTCGACCTGCAAACGCCGTGGTGGCACCTGCCAGAAGCTGCCGAATTGGCGCGGGCTTTCCCGCAAACGCAA is a genomic window containing:
- a CDS encoding RraA family protein; amino-acid sequence: MDANKRREVLDTVAKLRVTDLRDGMDWVGLHHVGTVDPEIRPLYRTKAAGFAQTYKHIPTQIRVPELSPADYTKWAYEYWYSQLWNMGDFREQVGEGDFLVIDTLGQKTPAIGSMDSMVWAARGVKGVLTNGGARDTDEQLYQKAMPCWHRWVVQPMYQGRVEFGEPNSTVEIGGATVRPGDLVVADGDGAIVVPQDVIEDVIYYAKQESENDRYDRSMLFEALGIAPDESTQSMFPDMPAHPYRKNREDFMKRLGRK
- a CDS encoding DUF4038 domain-containing protein, whose protein sequence is MTTAEGHAKVWAKLDLIFQAASSLSNPYADVLVWVDLEGPGFARRVYGFWNGGNEFVVRVLATAPGEWRWASGSTPADAGLSGRSGSFVAEAWSSQELEENPNRRGMVAATPDGRGLQYNDGTPFFLLGDTWWSLPSFRFPFADRLASPGLLGPQSTLNDYVAFRKAQGFNCVGLIAAQPAWANDGAPNSLQMPDGTWVRAAWKQPGTQSAKDMHNEGGRPFEFPGKVPGFEQIFPDMDRINPEYFKALDRKIDYLNEQGIVPFIEFSRRDAGQCWQKFYDWPESYSRYVQYLIARYGANISLLSPIHYDYFEQTIPAEDYNIPIKLALERYGKPPFGNMLTANPNPSTLVNFGPGSWVDLHQSGNVREHYTYWYLTEIFETERKPAINGEPYYAGLHQLGQPYPLRVPPDSEDDRIYVRSGLYGSFLSGGLAGFIYGAEGIWQSDIEEQSLHKMWDSFGWHSAGEVQHLKSFATVLGQRYLELEPDVELIVPNKTGPGFAYKGWNYCARTQDRSWFMLYFEADAPIEAKLRGVTAGDRYRPRFFDPRSGQWSEPGETIEVPRSSVLPLPPRPDSSDWGMMLERV
- a CDS encoding enoyl-CoA hydratase codes for the protein MSQDNNLGQVRLEREGAIARILFDRPTAHNAFTWSMWEELDAVLAEVSADPNLRVVTLRGAGGKAFVAGSDIAQFRDFTGGQDGIAYEAKMNSYFERLLAVPIPTVAIVDGWAAGGGLNLAACCDIRVASRRAKFGSPIARTIGNCVSMQTYARVLNGFGEARAKRMLLLAEFIDAEEAFASGFLARLAEPEALDAVADEVVARLLENAPLTLRVSKAAFGRILARDIDPADDLISLIYGSEDFRRGVEAFVEKTKPEWLGR
- a CDS encoding CoA transferase, with the protein product MSQGAEPVQPSEASAHLPPLTGLRVLDLSQVMAGPFCCMLLGDMGADVIKVEPPGVGDQTRKSMGFRMKGEDSPGFLALNRNKRSITLDLKTEHGQQVLHRLVETADILVENSRPGVTKKLGADYDTLSRINPRLIYASISGFGQTGPWSQRPGFDLIAQAMGGIISATGIPGAEPVKSGIPVGDLGAGMFACYGILSAVIGRERTGRGQYVDSSLLDAALSLSVWESTEYWATGKSPGPLGTANRMSAPYQAFAASDNNFVVGAANQKLWLIFCDVIGRPELKSDPRYAGAVDRVKLRSELADELRPTFLTRTASEWVDMFLAAGVPAGPIYDYSVALDNEHVHHRKAVIEIDHPVEGSFKALGFPAKLSDTPASVRRPPPLLGQHNDEILTELGLLEPQPAGGTSA
- a CDS encoding GntR family transcriptional regulator yields the protein MDKDADFAELPELATDGGSRRKGHLHTEAAARLRSMILSGELPPGARLRELQLCEQLGVSRTPVREALRTLAAEGLVDLLPNRSVLVSQLHAPDLEHLFVVFGAVEGLAAELACQRITEGEIAEIGRLLAEMVDYHTRKERAPYMRINQEIHRRTVEIAANPVLYSVWQSLVPRVERARALANLDTGRWTGALFEHTKMFTVLAARDGKQLNQLTREHFVNSLPFLQRSGD
- a CDS encoding RraA family protein, whose amino-acid sequence is MSSYEPKDTQGNAVDPYHVRRYFEPLRVVDVVDAMDGLGYFNIGLVSQEIRPLWLGMKFWGPAVTQRCVPANKPMWPLQTTEEIVGAHGLWFNRYGHNGRGLADLLKPGCVVVTDVGSSNEVGFFGSENVLALQAGGAVGIVTNGHCRDTGEVTMQKTPMVCRERGRTIIPGRIEVVELNTPVGIGGAQVRPGDIVGCDDDGLVVVPIEIAKQVALHAKAVLLADMNARRRRYDVLGRAHDETVDTDAIEHFYAELGA
- a CDS encoding amidohydrolase family protein, with product MRILDAHQHFWDLDANYLPWLADKPVSFRYGNYDALKRNYMPPDYRRDAEGYELAGSVFIETEWNPEDPMGEVAWVEDLRGREGLPSVMVAQAWLDREDAEQVLGALGQVPFARGIRHKPKAATRPDEVVAGAPGSMGDSAFRRGFAMLAPNGLSFDLQTPWWHLPEAAELARAFPQTQIIINHTGLPSDRSDSGLNGWRAAMREAAGCPNVAVKISGLGQKEQPWTVEVNRPIIRETIEIFGVERCMFASNFPVDSLVASFATIFDGFRQSVADLPAADQELLFCGNAARFYRIDLSEGN